AGGGGATGAGGGGGGCAGCCCACAGCAATGTCAGAGCAAGAGGTCAAAGGGTCGCTAGGAATGATGTGTGTTCcctgtctccccttcccccccggccccccaagaCGTCCAAAGCCAGAGAGATTAGGGACATAACTGCAGTCACTTAGGAacatggcagagctggggctgggtgccagGTTCCTTTCCTGGTGAGCATCCCTGAGTGCAGAgctccagagaaagaaaatacctgGCCCTGTATTTGATGAGTTTGTAATTAATTACactgaataataaaaaagatacctCTGGCTGGCAGCGAGGAGATATGAATGCTAGTTCTGGCTCTGCTAATGAAGCTGCCTGCCATTTCCCGAgtccttactatgtgccagaataTCGTAGACCATGTCCAATCCTAATGAGCCCTGAAGGCAGGTGTTACTATGCTTCCTTCacaaaggagaaactgaggctcggggagCTGCCTGCACTTTCCTGAGGCAACGGAGTGCGAGCGGCCAAGCCCCGTCATGTCTCCGCTGACTGCCTGCAAGACCCTCACTACTTACTTGTCTGCCcctctccgggcctcagtttccatctCTGTAAAATGATGTCAAATTCTCTTCTAATCAGAAAATCAGGAAGAGTAAGCAGTTTGGCAATTaccaaaaataaagaagagaagagggaaaatGAATTATGAAGGGGTCCTCGTGGAATACTTGTTGGAGGACAGAGGATGTGAGCAAGACTCAGAGCAAGAGCAGGGTTTAGAGAGgcgacagagaggaagggcgctGTCCAGGGGTGGGAAAGATGGGGTGCACGTCACAGAGGGGCCCACCTCTGCCCTGCCTGGGGGACAGTGGCGAGAGTGACACGCAACTGCGTAAGGCAGAATGGAGGAGAGCCAACCAAAGCGGCGTGGAAGTCTCCGAGACCACCCCCAGGTTCAGTGATTCACTAGGAAGACTTCCCGGGCTCAGCGTGTAGTGGTACTCGAGGCTGAGACTTATCACAGCCAAAGGATGCAAAGCAAAATCAGCAAAAGGCACTTGGGGCCTAATCCAGAGAAAACCAAACACAAGCGACCAGAGTCCTCTCCCAGTGGAGTCACACAGGGCATGCGGAACTTCTCCAGCAGCAAGTTGGGACAgcagggtgaggggcagggggcacgggggtggaggggtggggtgtgggggagtgGCATCTACGAGAGAAGCTCAGGAGAGACTCAGTGCCGATGGTTTTCACTGGGGGCTGGCCACGTAGGCAGCCTCTGCCTAGCACATAGCAACATTCCAGGCTCCCAGAAGAAAAGCAGGCATTGGGCATCACCACATTGTTTATACAAACCATTTAGGCCCAGGGAGCCACCCCTATTAGTTAGAGAATGGTGAGAATCCTCCCGAAATCCAAGGTCTCAGATGCCAGCCCAGGGCCAACCTTGCAAGGGGGTCTTTCTAAGGACATGAGTCAGGGCTGCTAGGTTAACACTGCTGCACACATCCAACTGGTACGAAGGGCCCGGCCTGCTTCCCTAGCAGATGCTGACAACTAGTTAACCCTTAGAGCAGGGAAGGCCAACAGATGGCATATATGAGGCCACTCCCATTTTGTGGCTGTGGGAGAAACATCACGGCACTGACTCTAACTGGGTCCAGGTGCAGACTCCCGTCCTTCAAACAGCACCCAGGGCCAACCTGTCCAGACGGACACAGGCTGACATATACCTGTCGTCTTTGTGAGCgagggaaaaaacacacagaagctAGTAGGAACCTGATGCCAGTTGGCATTTTTGTGTCAAAGCATTGCCTCTTAATTATTGCATTTCTGTTTCGTTTGTTTAAGTGAGAGCAACCCCTGCATAAAGCACTATCACATCAAAGAAACAAATGACAACCCCAAGCGATACTATGTGGCTGAAAAGTATGTGTTCGATTCCATCCCTCTGCTCATCAACTATCACCAGCACAACGGAGGAGGTGAGTCCTGCAGGacaagggcagggagggggggggggggagagggggggaggggtggccgcTCCCACAGGCACTTACAGAAAAGTGACGAACGACGAGCCTGGTTTCTTCATGTCAGACACGCTGACCTTAAATGATAAGTAAATAGACAAATAGAAAAGGGTGCCAAACACTgtattatattacatattttccATTAGCCAATTCTGCTGCCAGCAGAAATCCTGGGATTTCGCCACCTGCCCACCTGTGTTTCTGACTCCTCTCAGAGAGGGTGGAATGTCAATGACTGGGCTTTGGGATCTGTTTTCCAGAATAAAAGTAGCGTTTGCACTGCGTTATATTTCTTCCTGGTGATTTAACTGGGATGGTTGTTGGTACAGCAAAGCTCTAACTAACCACAGCCTTTTGCTTTTTAATCAACCCAGGCCTGGTCACGCGCCTTCGCTACCCTGTTTGCTCCTGGAGGCAGAAAGCCCCCATCACAGCTGGGCTGAGATACGGTGAGCAGTGCATTTAGAAATGTTATACTTTTGCCTAAAACTCATGTCCCTAAAGGTCTGGGGGCAAATCTGCATGGACGTTCCATGAACCTCAGTTTTCCCCAGACTTAGAATGGCCATTAGAACAGGTACATCTGGAGATGTGTGTACAAATAaagcatgtatgtgtgtgagtaAGAGAGTTTTATATATGAGACCATTTATCTTGGCCAAATCAATGTCCATTGGTTTTAGCTGAGCGTTCATCGATGAAGTGCTTATTGAACCCCTACTTTGTACAGAGCACTCTACTAAAAGCTATTAGAAACATATTAGCAAACAATGCCTGAGTACCGCTGGCCAGCCCTGGAAAACCCTCTCTGTCGCCTCCAGGGAAATGGGTGATCCATCCCTCGGAGCTCACTTTCGTGCAGGAGATCGGCAGCGGGCAGTTCGGACTGGTGCATCTTGGCTACTGGCTCAACAAGGACAAGGTGGCCATCAAAACCATTCAGGAAGGAGCTATGTCCGAAGAGGACTTCCTAGAGGAGGCTGAAGTCATGATGTGAGTGGTCCGAACCAGGGCAGACAGAGGTGCCATGGGGAGGGTGTTCTCGGCTGTGTTCTTTAAATAGCACTCTGATGCCGGGTTGTGCCAGCTCCCTGCTCAGATCCAGCGATGGCTTTCTATGGCATGGAGAATAAAGCCACACTCTCACCCTGGTCCCCAGGCTTGGcatggtctggccctgccagctGGTGAATCTCACCTCCTACCCATCTCTCCTCCCGTTCACAACATGCCAGCCCCACAGGCCTCCACTCATCCTCATACCCCGTTGCCATCCTTCAGGTCTAGGCTCGAGTGACacgcttttttttgggggggggggggtggtctttTTCAGGAAACTAAATGTGGACCATCTCACCCCTTGCCTTTTTCCTCCAGGAAACTCTCTCACCCCAAACTGGTCCAGCTGTACGGGGTGTGCCTGGAGCAGGCCCCCATCTGCCTCGTGTTCGAGTTCATGGAGCATGGCTGCCTGTCGGATTACCTGCGCAGCCAGCGGGGGCTCTTGGCTGCAGAGACcctgctgggcatgtgcctggacgtGTGTGAGGGCATGGCCTACCTGGAAGAGGCGTGTGTCATCCACAGAGACCTGGTAAGACGGTGTAGGGCATCCACCTTCAGGTCCAGGAGGAAGGGCCCCTCAAATGTAGAGCTACTGGGATGCATTAATCAATATCAAGTCACACAcccactcccctcccatctcctcccttccCAACCTTACTTCCTCTACCCACTTCGGGACGTCCCAGTGGGAAAGCGTTTCATGAGGACTTTGAGTGGGGCTCTAATCGCAGCCCCACCTCTAACTTTAACCCTCTGAGATTCAGTTTACATTCTACCAAAATGCAACGTAGCCTCTCTGTGTCCTCCTGGTAAGACAAGGGACGTGGACAAGTCGTTTTTCTCAAAGTGTTATCCCAGGATCTATGAGAATCCCACCTAGAACTGTCCTCGGAACCTCTGGGGCTTGGGGCTCCGGAATCCTTATTTTAACACGCTCCGCCACGGGATTGTAGGCACATTAACATTTGAGGCTCCCTGGAGTCTCTTCCGATGCCACATTCTGGGATACTGATTGGGGAATAGGTACCCTTCCTACTGAGAAATAGTTCCAAGGGGATTAGCAACCTGAAAACATTCTTATTTTAGTCAAATGGGCGACAGACTCTTCCCAGCAGCCCTAATGTTAACGTTTTTATCACATACGGTTGCATTAGAGCATATCATTGGTTAGACCACACATGGATTTCTCTTCTAATTAGGATCCCAGAAATGAAGATAAAAAGCCCAACTTCCTCATCCTGATAAAGCACCTCACGCATTCCTCTTTCTAGCTACCTTTCATCAGGCGTTTGTGAAGCTCAGTTAACGTTTGTCGGGCTCCTCAAGGCCTCCGACAGCAGCACCTAGAAAAGCAAAGGACCTGATTATAGGAGACGCCTTCATTATTGATTATCCACTAacagtttctctttcccttctgttGGCCTGCCCCCTGTCCAGGCTGCCAGGAATTGCCTAGTGGGAGAAAACCAAGTCATCAAGGTGTCGGACTTTGGGATGACAAGGTAACTCGGGGACATGGTGCCGGCACGGCCTCAGGAGGGGGACTCAGGCCCCCAGAACATGCCGACATGCTCTCTCCGCTCTCTCCCCAGGTTTGTCCTTGACGATCAGTACACCAGCTCCACGGGCACCAAGTTCCCGGTGAAGTGGGCATCCCCGGAAGTCTTCTCCTTCAGCCGCTACAGCAGCAAGTCGGATGTGTGGTCATTTGGTGGGTGTCGCCTAGCCCAGAGCCACGTGATCTGAGTCTGCTTGCCCTTAAATTCTGGATGGGAGGGAGTCTGGTAGTCTGTGTGTAATAATGGCTCTAAAAAGCATGAATCGTATTTATTCTAGAGATCTTTGAAACTAGGGTAAAAATGAGAGTGGGAACAGGATTCTGGTGACAGCTGCTGTGAGATCCAAAGCTGGAGGAGTCAGGAGACTAGAATATGAGTTCCTTGAGGATCAGAACCAGATTTTGTCCAATATTATAttccctcatttaatcctcaataACTACTTATTCATTCAGCAACAATTTATAGAGCATCTGCTATATGCCTGGGCCTAATGTAGGAGGTCACAGCACAGTAACGGATAGTACAGCTCACAGTACAGGAAAGACTGCTCTTGAAGCTGAAGTTGAGAGGAGACAGATAACAATTATGTAAACAAGCTAATCCACAAAGTCAGGTAGTGATAAGTAAGTGCTATGAATAAGACAAAGTAATGGGGTGGAGAGTgacagggatggagagagggtcTGTTTTAAGTACATGATCTGGCAAGGTCTCTGAGGAGGTAGCTCTTGGTCACCTGAATGCTGAGAGGGAGCTGTCTCCACCCGCAAGGTTTTGTCCTAATTAGCTGTAGTGTTTTAAGCAGTCCGGTTTGGGCCTTCCTGAAGTTTCTCATCAATGCCTTACAAGGTCTGCATGGAAGCAATTGTTTTCAAACCAGCATTGAGTCTCAGACCccaattttccaaaaaaaatctTACTAGAAATCCTGGCATCTTGGGATACTGAGCAGTCTTCTTTACAAATAGATTCTGAATTTCCAAAATGCCTGAGGCATTCCTAAGGATCCTTTGGAATCCTGATCcagaggcctgggcgggggccaggaTCTAGCATTTGAGCCAACTTCTGGGGTGATATTTATTCAGACGTTTTGGAGATGATGCTTTGAAAAAATCTGCCCTAAGGTTCTCTAGAATATGCTCTGAAAACACCTGGGCCGCCAGCTGTCTTCCCACTCTGTCCCTGAGGAATGTATTAGCACATGATAAAGCTGGGTGTAACATTTATACTTTGGGcggaagaggaaaaggaattaAATCAGGTGGTCGAAAGGGACAACCTGAAGATGTCTTTGGCTTGGTCTacatcagccgtgggcaaactatggcccgcgggccagatcctgcccatttgaaatgaataaaactaaaaaaaaaaaaaaaagaccgtacccttttatgtaatgatgtttactttgaatttatattagttcacacaaacactccatccatgcttttgttccggccctccggtccagtttaagaacccattgtggccctcgagtcaaaaagtttgcccacccctggactacacagtattcttaaaaatcaaatggagttgatattttaaaactctcAGTATATGACATCTTTTGGAAAATCAGAAAATGTGATAATCCTGAACCCTCATGTGCTCTGTTTTGCTGGGGCTAAATCACAGCTGTCTTGATAAGACAGAACTTTTGCTCCCCAGTTTTCCACAGTCCTCACTAGTCCCTATTACACACCTCACCCGCTTCACTCATTTATGTCATGTGTAGACATTTGAGTTTATGTCCCCTGCAAGTTTTAGTAGTAGCATTTGAGTTAGATGTAACAGGGGGCTGAGCCTGACAATTCTTCACCACTAAGAAGGTTGGGAAATCTCTGTTCTTTAGAAATAGTACAGGCCTAATACGCCTCAGGTGGCTTGATATTTTACTTCTTGGAGGCAGGGACTTGAATCTTAATGTCAAGGAGTCTGTGATTTCTagatgtatgtttgtttgtttgctatttGTGAGCTTTCTCATTAGTTGTGCTGCGCTCCCCATTTTTATAGGTGTGCTAATGTGGGAAGTCTTCAGCGAAGGCAAAATCCCATATGAAAACCGAAGCAACTCAGAGGTGGTGGAAGACATCAGTACCGGATTTCGGTTGTACAAGCCCCGGCTGGCCTCTTCTCATATCTACCAGATCATGAATCATTGCTGGAAAGAGGTCAGTAAAGGAAGTGGGTTCCGCTGCATTACAACCTACAGcttcagtgtctgcccccttcCCCAGAGAGAAAGACCCCTTTAGAGGATAAGTCAGCAGGGATGAATGAAATAGATGAGCAGGAAAGTGACTTTGAGTGTCTATTAACTAGAGAGATCTGGCAGTGACCTGAAATATCATTTGATTTTCTACATAATGTCACAAGCCATCGGCACATTGTCAGAGAGAACGAGGGAGTGAAGTGTATGTCGGTATTTCAGTTTCCTGAGGGGGGGGAAAGCATTTGTGTAACATTGTAAAACCGTTGCATGTACATAAAGTTAGCTCTATAAATTGGGGATCAGAAGTTCACGTGTgctgagaaaatattaaaatgacttAGAGTTCATTTTACTCATGCAGCAATTCAGAAAGGGAATCCAATTACTCTGCACCCTCCCAGATATCTCAGTGATCCACGTTTGGGTTACAGGCTGTGCCTTGAACCACATCAGCATGAGTCTTAGATGTCCTTTGGTGAGCTAGGAAATTGTAAATTTCAACCAAAGTTGAAAGTTGCTGAAATAGGGAGTTAATACAAATTCAGATCATTGAAGGGGAACAAGGTAGAATTTAAAAACTATAGAATACTTGGGTTTTGTCTCAGCATTGCCCTGTCTTAGTCATTAATCTTAGACAATTCTCTAAACCTGCTCTTTCTTGCTGGTAGAGAATTACATAATACTTGATTTGTAAATTGATAGAGCTAAGTTCATAGAtcttttataatcagaaacaaagaaacaaacaagggCACAAAACAAATCTAGTCCATTTCACAAGGGCTAAATGCTATAATAATTATGACAGATgacatttatttagcactttttttctcttctttaaccTGATAAACATTATTGTTACGAAGTtttacatttacagaaaaattgagcaaaTAACAGTTCCCACATACCTTTTCCCCTGTGAATAACATTTTGCATTAGTGTAGTGTATTTATTATAATTGATCAACCACTATTGGTACATTATTAACTGACATCCATCATTTACATTAAGGTTCACTCTGTATGTTGTGCAGCCctattggttttaaaaaatgtataatatgtttctaccattatagtatcatacagaatagtttcactgccctgaaaTCCACAATGCTTCACCTTTACTTACTTAtcttttctccccttctccccaaatCCCTTACATCTACTGATCTTTTTATTATCCAAGTTTTGCCTTTTATAGAAGGTCAtctagttggaatcatacagtgggtAGCCTTTCCATATTGAATTATTTTGCTtaacaatatgcatttaaggttcttccatgtctttttgtggcttgttcactcatttatttttatccctgaatactattccattgtatggatattcCACAGTTTGTTTACCTATCCACCTACTGAAGGACAACTCGATTGCTTCCAGTTTTTGGTAACCATGAATAAAGGtgttataaacatttgtgtgtaGGTTTATGTATGGACATAAATGTCAGCTCAATTGGGTAAATATCTAGAACTGTGATTACTGGATCTTTACGATAACAACGCCATGTGAAGCTTTGTGAGAATCTGCCAGACTGTCTTCCAACGTAGCTGTACCattctgcattctcaccagcagtgagcacTCCTGTTGCTCCAcctcctcaccagcatttgggaTTGTCAGTGTTCGTGTTgtggattttagccattctaataggtatatAGTGGTATCTCTAAAACAAGTggtatcttgttttaatttgcaatttcctaatgacatatgatgttgagcatcttttcatactcacttgctatttgtatatcttctttaacAAGGTGTCTGtttagatcttttgcccattttgttttttttatttttatttttttaatatattttattgattttttacagagaggacgggagagggatagagaattagaaacatcgatgagagagaaacatcaattcagctgcctcctgcacactccctactggggatgtgcccgcaaccaaggtacatgcccttgaccggaatcgaacctgggacccttcagtccacaggccgatgctccacagagccaaaccggtcagggcgatcttttgcccattttaaaatcaggtaatttgtttcttgtttttaagcttttggtttttttgaagctattactttttttatttttttaattctttattattgaattacatatatctccttttccccccattgacctctcccagcccacctcccagcacaggccctcacctctccaccccccattgtctgtgtccattggttatggttatatgtatgcatacaaggcTTTTAAGTTTTAAGCGGTCTTTGTATATTTCAGAtataagtcctttatcagatgtgtgttttgaaaatattgtCTCTCAGCCtatggcttgtcttctcattcttttaacagtgtcttttacagagtggaagtttttaaattataacaaaGTTCAACatcaatttttttccctttatgaaTCACGCTTTTGGTGTTGTAGctaaaaagtcattgccaaaCCCAAGGTCACcctatgttatcttctagaatttttataagttttacatttaggtttatgatccttttgagttaatttattttttaatatatttttattgatttcagagaggaagggagagggagagaaagatagaaacatcaatgatgagagagtcattgctcagctgcctcctgcacaccccacactggggattaagcccacaacccaggcatgtgccctgaccaggaatcaaacctcgacttcctgattcacaggttgatgctcaaccactgagacacaacAGCTGagcttgagttaatttttgttaaGGATATATGTATGCGTCTAAAATCATTGTATCGAATATGGATGTCTAATTGGTCTGGCaccattttaaaagcatattttaaaatcagcagAGGGTATTGCTGGTGAAGTCTAGTTTGCTTTTGGAATTAGCTATGGCACACAAGTACAAGGAACTCACAgagttcttttcttccttctctagaAACCTGAAGACCGGCCACCCTTCTCCAGACTCTTCAGTCAACTGGGTGAAATTGCAGAATTGGGACTTTAGCAGAGACTCAGCTGCAGATCCTGAGCCAAAAGAAGTCCTCCCTCCACAGAGCATTAAAAGCTGCCACCAGCCCAGGACTCCCCAGGGGCAGCTGGCCTCTGGTGCCAGTCCCTGAGCTGCCAGGAAGGCAGCACCTTGACAGAGGCTGGCACTCCGCCACCAGCAGGAGCCTCAGCCAATGAACTGGTAGCCAGGCCAGGCAGCGGCCAtgtctccaccctccctccagcctcttaTCTCGGGTGGTGCACAAACCTCAATCTGACAGCTTTCAGGCAACCTTTCTTGCACTTTTTCTTAGAGAAAGAGAGTGGGTAGGACCCTGgattgttgttttattattattattttaagcatGGATCTAAGGTTAGTGGTCAGGGACTTTTCATTTGACTTGACAACACAAAATCCCAGGGATGGGGCAAGAAGAAGAGCAGCATGACTCCTGATCAAGGAGAACTGTGAGTTAATTCAGGTCAGAAAGGGTGAGCTCCCTCGCACGATGCTGTCAGCCACAGCTTCCTGCCAATGTGGAGGGAGGAGCAGCTGCTCACATCAGAGGCCAGATATTCTGAGAAGCAGCTATGTGAGGTTTTACTCGGAGCACACCGCCACCTTTCTCCTTGAAGGCAGCCTTATGGATTTGGGTGGACAATTCTGATCCACGGTTGGAGCATTGGGTATCTGGTGTCTGCGCAGAAAGAGGGCATCTGATGGTAGGGAACCCGCTGAGAAAGACCTTATATTGTTACCACACCAAATGTTCACCTTTAGTACCGAGCCAGGCGGGTGACtatgcctccctcccctctgcacaGAACGCCCGCAGGCATCCTAGGAGGAAATGGCTGCTTCTGAACACAGACTCTGAGGACTCTGTCACCTGCCACCCCCGCCTCCAGGAGTCAGGCCCCTGTCTGCACTCTTCCATCAACGACAGAGGGCAGCCTTGCGTTGTGCAGCATGGCCTTGTAGAGAAATAGAAGCCTGTTTAAGCCCTAGAAATTCACAGCTTTACAGTTGAGACTTGAAGTATCCCAAAGTTCTGGGAGAGGAACAAGGGGACTGTTCTTTCCCAAACCATATGGATGTAAACTGAGTCAGGCACTAAGTGGGGTGCTCCTGTAGCAATGGCTACTGTGGATTGAGCACCTAAATAGGCAAAGTGAAAATGTACTGAGCTATAAGCTTTCTCTGCAATTCACCCTGAGTTCACCCCAATCTTGTGCGatagtattattattcccattctaCAGACAGTAAAACTGAGGCTTTAAAAAGCCAGGACACCTGCCAGAAGCAACAGAGCTAGGAAATATAAAGGCCAGGATTCTAGCCCACATCTGTCTGACTCCCATGCACAGTTTCTTTCTTCCTATTCAACACTGTCTTTTACAGAGGATGAAAGGGATTGCAGAGGAGACAAATACAGCagaggggaaaggcagagaaagCCAATGAAGACATAAACAAAGCACCACCAGAAAAAAGGTTGCTTCTGTGGTTGGCACTGTAGCCCTCCCACTCGGAATAGGAtcttctctttcctcatctgtagccTCCCTTTCGTCAAAATTAATGAGTTTGGACTTACTTAATTAACTCTTTGATTCACGCAACCCACCAGAGCCATGTTGCATGCAGCCATTTATAGGTGAGCTTCAAAGCAGCTTAGAAAGACTCTCCTGCAGAAGTGTAGAGGCTCTTTAATTATTCCAGTGTTGAGCTGGCTGTGGTCTTCTAGGACACTTTGTGGGGAAAGGTATTCCCTGATGTAAGAGAGTGCAATTTTCCTACAGTGTTTAGACAAAACTCTTGGCGTGATTGTTGGATGGTGTTGCAATCAGCTCTTTCTAACCCATGTGACATTTTGACTGGCTGGAGATTCAGATGTTAACTATCATGATTGTGAAACTGGGAGCCCCAAGATAAACGCTGTCATTCAGAAGGTGATCTTACTCAAGTTATCCAGAATCACCCCTGTGTACTTGTTTGTACATTTTCTTTGGGAAACCTTCATTAGAGAGGATTTCTCATCCAGCCTAGAAGGAAGACGTCAGAGGTGACAGATTTCTGTGGTCTGGTTTAGAAAACTCCCCCTTGCATGGTATTATCTTGTCCAGGCTCAGAGTCATTGGGGCCTTAACCGAAGGTGTGCAGAGAGTTCACCTCCCACTGCCCTATCCTGCAAAATGGGCTTCcggcctgtttttatttttagttttctaacATTTTGAAAATGGTGCCATGTGTTCCCTGGAACGCCCTCATACAAGGTTTGGGTTCTGGGTGCATTTTGCCTTTTGTATCTTTGGAGactatgtatttatatatgc
The sequence above is a segment of the Myotis daubentonii chromosome 5, mMyoDau2.1, whole genome shotgun sequence genome. Coding sequences within it:
- the ITK gene encoding tyrosine-protein kinase ITK/TSK, with protein sequence MNNSNNSILLEEQLIKKSQQKRRTSPSNFKVRFFVLTKTSLAYFEDRHGKKRTLKGSIELSRIKCVEIVKSDISIPCHYKYPFQVVHDNYLLYVFAPDRESRQRWVLALKEETRNNNSLVSKYHPNFWMDGRWRCCAQLEKLAVGCTQYDPTKNASKKPLPPTPEDNRRSLQEHEETLVIALYDYQTNDPQELALQRNDEYYLLDSSEIHWWRVQDKNGHEGYVPSSYLVEKSANNLETYEWYNKSISRDKAEKLLLDTGKEGAFMVRDSRTPGTYTLSVFTKAIVSESNPCIKHYHIKETNDNPKRYYVAEKYVFDSIPLLINYHQHNGGGLVTRLRYPVCSWRQKAPITAGLRYGKWVIHPSELTFVQEIGSGQFGLVHLGYWLNKDKVAIKTIQEGAMSEEDFLEEAEVMMKLSHPKLVQLYGVCLEQAPICLVFEFMEHGCLSDYLRSQRGLLAAETLLGMCLDVCEGMAYLEEACVIHRDLAARNCLVGENQVIKVSDFGMTRFVLDDQYTSSTGTKFPVKWASPEVFSFSRYSSKSDVWSFGVLMWEVFSEGKIPYENRSNSEVVEDISTGFRLYKPRLASSHIYQIMNHCWKEKPEDRPPFSRLFSQLGEIAELGL